From Mus musculus strain C57BL/6J chromosome 8, GRCm38.p6 C57BL/6J, a single genomic window includes:
- the Klhl36 gene encoding kelch-like protein 36, whose protein sequence is MEASKQMRVSRPYKISESSKVYHWPDHSTAVLQRLNEQRLHGLFCDVVLVVEEQQVPAHRNLLAVCSDYFNSMFTLGMREAFQKEVELVGTSYVGLKAVVDFLYSSELELDGSNIDYILETAHLLQIWTVVDFCCEYLEQEVSEDNYLYLQELASIYSLKRLDAFIDSFVLSHFSTLSFTPDFLQSISVQKLCVYLSSGQVQHKWEYDLLQVALQWLTQQPEREVHTRRVLENIRFPLFPEDILLQRVKLAMCSLLPSEANGEGFVEEAMHYHNSLVAQPVLQTKRTLLRSEECLLFVGGEVSERCLELSDDTCYLDTKNEQWVKETSLPARRSHHCVAVLGGFIFIAGGSFSRDNGGNAASNLLYRYDPRRKQWIKVASMNQRRVDFYLASIEDMLVAVGGRNENGALSSVETYSPKTNSWTYVAGLPRFTYGHAGTIYKDFVYISGGHDYQIGPYRKNLLCYDHRTDVWEERRPMTTARGWHSMCSLGDSIYSIGGSDDHMESMERFDVLGVEAYSPQCNQWTRVAPLLQANSESGVAVWQGRIYILGGYSWESTAFSRAVQVYDSEANRWSRGPDLPNAIAGVSACVCALNPRLEEKKKRNKDKCQDRGQ, encoded by the exons ATGGAGGCAAGCAAGCAGATGCGGGTATCCCGGCCATACAAAATCAGTGAGTCTTCAAAG GTGTACCACTGGCCTGACCACTCTACTGCGGTGCTGCAGCGGCTGAACGAGCAGCGGCTGCACGGCCTCTTCTGCGACGTGGTGCTGGTGGtcgaagagcagcaagtgccagCCCACCGCAACCTTCTGGCTGTGTGCAGCGACTACTTCAACTCCATGTTCACACTGGGCATGCGCGAAGCTTTCCAGAAGGAGGTGGAGCTGGTGGGCACCTCCTACGTGGGGCTCAAGGCCGTGGTAGATTTCCTCTACAGCAGCGAGCTGGAGCTGGACGGCAGCAACATTGACTACATCCTGGAGACGGCGCATCTGCTGCAGATCTGGACCGTGGTGGATTTCTGCTGTGAGTACCTGGAGCAGGAGGTGAGCGAGGACAACTATCTCTACCTACAGGAGCTGGCCTCCATCTACAGTCTCAAGAGGCTCGATGCCTTCATCGATAGCTTCGTACTGAGCCACTTCAGCACGCTGTCCTTCACGCCTGACTTCCTGCAGTCCATCTCCGTGCAGAAGCTGTGTGTCTACCTGAGCAGTGGCCAGGTACAGCACAAATGGGAATACGACCTGCTGCAGGTGGCTCTGCAGTGGCTCACGCAGCAGCCGGAGCGCGAGGTGCACACCCGCCGCGTTCTGGAGAACATCCGCTTCCCCCTCTTCCCCGAGGACATCCTGCTACAGCGGGTGAAGCTGGCCATGTGCTCTCTGCTGCCCAGCGAGGCCAACGGCGAGGGCTTTGTGGAGGAGGCCATGCACTACCACAACAGCCTGGTGGCCCAGCCTGTCCTGCAGACGAAGCGAACGCTGCTGCGCTCCGAGGAGTGCTTGCTCTTCGTGGGGGGCGAGGTCTCTGAGCGGTGTCTGGAGCTGAGCGATGACACCTGCTACCTAGACACCAAGAATGAGCAGTGGGTGAAGGAGACATCCCTGCCGGCCCGCCGGAGCCACCACTGCGTCGCTGTGCTGGGGGGCTTCATCTTCATTGCCGGGGGCAGCTTCTCGAGAGACAACGGAGGGAATGCCGCCTCCAACCTTCTTTATAGGTATGACCCCCGCCGTAAACAGTGGATCAAG GTGGCGTCCATGAACCAGCGCCGTGTGGATTTCTACCTAGCTTCCATTGAAGACATGCTGGTGGCTGTCGGTGGCCGGAACGAGAATGGAGCGCTGTCTTCTGTAGAGACCTACAGCCCCAAGACCAACTCCTGGACCTACGTGGCCGGCTTGCCAAG GTTCACCTATGGCCACGCGGGCACCATCTACAAAGACTTTGTCTACATCTCAGGGGGCCACGACTACCAGATTGGCCCGTACCGCAAGAACCTGCTGTGTTATGACCACCGGACAGACGTGTGGGAGGAGAGGCGGCCCATGACAACAGCTCGGGGCTGGCACAGCATGTGCAGCCTGGGCGACAGCATCTACTCCATCGGGGGCAGTGACGACCACATGGAGTCCATGGAGCGCTTCGATGTGCTGGGCGTGGAGGCCTACAGCCCACAGTGCAACCAGTGGACTCGCGTGGCGCCGCTGCTGCAGGCCAACAGCGAGTCAGGCGTGGCCGTGTGGCAGGGCCGCATCTACATCCTGGGGGGGTACAGCTGGGAGAGCACAGCCTTCTCCAGGGCTGTGCAGGTGTATGATAGCGAGGCCAACAGGTGGAGCCGGGGTCCTGACCTCCCCAACGCCATTGCGGGTGTGTCggcctgtgtgtgtgccctcaACCCAAGgctggaggaaaagaagaagaggaacaaGGACAAATGCCAGGACCGAGGTCAGTGA